The following coding sequences lie in one Rutidosis leptorrhynchoides isolate AG116_Rl617_1_P2 chromosome 4, CSIRO_AGI_Rlap_v1, whole genome shotgun sequence genomic window:
- the LOC139841910 gene encoding uncharacterized protein, translating to MKLLNCFERVSGLKVNYHKSLNYGLGVSLGEVERLALRGGCKVDNLPFTYLGLPIGRNMNRVKIWKPVFDKFNSKLASIRRNFLFGYATGERAKLTWVKWEDSLLPYSEGGLNIGSRQGKNLALLGKWFWRIKKKPSSLWVSILKSIHGANWIHILLGPNRPVGKTGVWLNIISAGYSIDKTGLGTSFVKQIGDGNNKFWTEPWLSGEMLKDRFL from the exons ATGAAACTACTCAATTGTTTTGAACGGGTCTCGGGTTTAAAAGTTAATTATCACAAGAGTCTTAATTACGGGTTAGGGGTGTCTTTAGGTGAAGTTGAACGGTTGGCTCTTAGAGGTGGTTGCAAAGTTGATAATCTCCCGTTCACTTACCTTGGCCTCCCGATTGGTCGTAACATGAATAGAGTGAAAATTTGGAAGCCCGTGTTTGATAAATTTAACTCCAAGCTAGCG AGTATTAGGCGTAATTTTTTATTTGGGTATGCGACGGGTGAGCGTGCTAAATTAACTTGGGTCAAATGGGAAGATTCTCTTTTGCCTTATAGCGAAGGAGGTCTTAACATTGGATCTCGTCAGGGGAAGAATCTTGCTTTGTTGGGTAAATGGTTTTGGCGGATTAAAAAGAAACCCAGCTCACTTTGGGTCTCAATTTTAAAAAGCATTCATGGAGCTAACTGGATACACATTCTCTTGGGCCCCAATAGGCCAGTTGGTAAGACTGGTGTGTGGCTCAATATTATTAGTGCAGGTTACTCTATTGACAAGACGGGTTTAGGCACGTCATTCGTGAAGCAAATAGGCGACGGTAACAACAAATTCTGGACGGAACCGTGGCTTTCTGGCGAGATGCTGAAAGATAGATTCTTGTGA